One stretch of Caballeronia sp. Lep1P3 DNA includes these proteins:
- the ctaD gene encoding cytochrome c oxidase subunit I: MAVTGDRSVVQTSRVAFRREPEFGTVPQGSEAEKRLSDVWEGEGGWRGFITTVDHKKIGLRYIVTAFVFLLMGGVEALIMRLQLAQPNESLVTPGQFAELFTMHGVTMIFLYALPVLSGFSNFLWPLMLGSRDMAFPRLNALSYWVFLFAGIFLYCSFPLGQAPNAGWFNYVPLSTLEYSRGPNIDVYSLGMVLLGISTTVGAVNFVVTLFRMRAVGMSVDRLPIIVWGTLTISFANLFAVPSVSLAFFLLWMDRNIGTHFFDVASDGRPLMWQHLFWMFAHPWVYVVVLPAMGIVSDALPTFCRRPLVAYAAVAMSTVGTMIIGFEVWIHHMFATGIPPLALAFFGAASVLISIPSAVAVFAWIATIWTGRPVFAVPFLYFASFVLMFVVGGVSGVMTAAVPLDWQLTDTYFIVAHLHYVLLGINVFPVFGGITYWFPKFTGRLMNERWGKIAFWIIFVGFNVGFFPMHISGLLGMPRRIYTYPEGMGWDTSNLITTIGSFFFAIGVLVFVVNALVSARRGRKSPQNPWDAPGLEWSTESPPRAYNFAVLPVIESRHPMWEDRLQPKGRQSSLEAGYLLHQGREALGVHPFSGKPDVILKMPEDAWSPFFLGLFGALVFVGMLLRSPSFTAIAMAAAGATLIAWMWPRRSLAQREPPEPAQTAPAKAARKSDALPVGSAGEHSGGWWGVLALIATEASLFGYLIFCYFYSQSQTTLPWPPEGMPKIGTGALSTGTLILSSVFAWLSERTLKKSKRWPAFGWMLVAIALGCAFAGMQLKEWHDHPYGITAHLYGSLYFTITGFHMAHVVVGLVILVLLAVWIALGYFDAERNVPMRIGGLYWHFVDIVWLFIFTSLYVTPFWMRGH, encoded by the coding sequence ATGGCCGTCACTGGAGATCGAAGCGTTGTGCAGACGAGCCGCGTCGCGTTCCGGCGCGAGCCGGAGTTCGGCACCGTGCCGCAAGGCTCGGAAGCGGAGAAGCGGCTTTCCGACGTCTGGGAAGGGGAAGGAGGATGGCGCGGCTTCATCACCACGGTGGATCACAAGAAGATCGGCCTGCGCTATATCGTGACCGCGTTCGTCTTCCTGCTGATGGGCGGCGTCGAGGCGCTCATCATGCGCCTGCAACTCGCGCAGCCGAACGAATCGCTCGTGACGCCCGGCCAGTTCGCCGAACTCTTCACGATGCACGGCGTCACCATGATCTTTCTGTATGCGCTCCCGGTACTCAGCGGATTTTCGAATTTCCTGTGGCCGCTCATGCTCGGTTCGCGCGACATGGCGTTTCCACGGCTGAATGCGCTCTCGTACTGGGTGTTTCTCTTCGCGGGCATCTTCCTCTATTGCAGTTTCCCGCTCGGACAGGCACCCAACGCGGGCTGGTTCAACTACGTTCCGCTGTCCACGCTCGAATACAGCCGCGGGCCGAACATCGACGTGTATTCGCTCGGCATGGTGCTGCTCGGCATATCGACGACGGTCGGCGCGGTCAACTTCGTCGTCACGCTGTTTCGGATGCGCGCGGTGGGGATGTCGGTGGACCGTCTGCCGATCATCGTCTGGGGCACGCTCACCATTTCGTTCGCGAATCTCTTCGCGGTGCCTTCGGTGAGTCTCGCGTTCTTCCTGCTCTGGATGGACCGCAACATCGGCACGCATTTCTTCGATGTGGCAAGCGATGGCCGGCCGCTCATGTGGCAGCATCTTTTCTGGATGTTCGCGCATCCCTGGGTCTACGTGGTCGTGCTGCCCGCGATGGGAATCGTTTCGGATGCCTTACCGACGTTCTGCCGCCGCCCGCTGGTCGCTTACGCCGCTGTTGCGATGTCCACGGTCGGGACGATGATCATCGGCTTCGAAGTGTGGATCCATCACATGTTCGCGACGGGCATTCCGCCGCTCGCGCTCGCGTTCTTCGGCGCGGCGAGCGTGCTGATTTCCATTCCGAGCGCGGTGGCGGTCTTCGCATGGATCGCGACGATCTGGACGGGGCGCCCCGTCTTTGCCGTGCCTTTCCTCTACTTCGCGAGCTTCGTGCTGATGTTCGTCGTGGGCGGCGTGTCCGGCGTGATGACCGCCGCCGTGCCGCTCGACTGGCAGCTCACCGACACGTACTTCATCGTCGCGCACCTGCATTACGTGCTGCTCGGCATCAACGTGTTCCCTGTTTTCGGCGGCATCACGTACTGGTTCCCCAAGTTCACCGGGCGCCTCATGAACGAGCGCTGGGGAAAGATCGCGTTCTGGATCATCTTCGTGGGCTTCAACGTCGGGTTCTTTCCGATGCACATTTCCGGTCTGCTCGGCATGCCGCGGCGCATCTACACGTATCCGGAAGGAATGGGCTGGGACACGTCCAATCTCATCACGACCATCGGCTCGTTCTTCTTCGCGATCGGCGTGCTGGTGTTCGTGGTGAACGCACTCGTTTCGGCGCGTCGCGGACGCAAGTCGCCGCAGAATCCGTGGGACGCGCCGGGCCTCGAATGGTCCACCGAATCGCCGCCGCGCGCGTACAACTTCGCGGTGCTGCCGGTGATCGAATCGCGGCATCCGATGTGGGAGGACCGCTTGCAGCCGAAGGGCCGGCAATCGAGCCTGGAAGCGGGTTATCTGCTGCATCAGGGACGCGAGGCGCTCGGAGTGCATCCGTTCAGCGGCAAACCCGATGTCATCCTCAAGATGCCCGAGGACGCGTGGTCGCCATTCTTCCTCGGGCTTTTCGGCGCGCTCGTCTTCGTCGGCATGCTGCTGCGCTCGCCGTCGTTCACTGCGATCGCGATGGCGGCGGCGGGCGCGACGCTCATCGCGTGGATGTGGCCGCGCCGCTCGCTCGCGCAGCGCGAGCCGCCCGAACCGGCACAGACGGCGCCCGCCAAAGCCGCGCGAAAAAGCGATGCCCTGCCGGTCGGCAGCGCGGGCGAGCATTCCGGTGGATGGTGGGGCGTGCTCGCGCTCATCGCGACCGAAGCCAGCCTCTTCGGCTACCTGATCTTCTGCTACTTCTATTCGCAGTCGCAGACGACGCTTCCGTGGCCTCCCGAAGGCATGCCGAAGATCGGCACCGGCGCATTGAGCACCGGCACGCTCATTCTGAGCAGCGTGTTCGCGTGGCTATCGGAGCGCACGCTCAAGAAGAGCAAGCGCTGGCCCGCGTTCGGATGGATGCTCGTGGCCATCGCGCTCGGCTGCGCGTTCGCCGGCATGCAACTGAAGGAGTGGCATGACCATCCATACGGCATCACCGCGCATCTGTATGGCTCGCTCTACTTCACCATCACGGGCTTTCACATGGCGCACGTCGTCGTCGGGCTCGTGATTCTGGTGCTGCTCGCCGTGTGGATCGCGCTCGGTTATTTCGATGCGGAGCGCAACGTGCCGATGCGCATCGGCGGGCTTTACTGGCACTTCGTCGATATCGTGTGGCTCTTCATCTTCACGTCGCTCTACGTGACGCCCTTCTGGATGAGAGGCCATTGA
- a CDS encoding cytochrome c gives MNATRTAIGLATALVIAALGACGGRSKDNLPDDVTAQSPTLRDARLIARGEYLAKAGDCSACHDAADHTPLGGGMPVNSPFGPIYASNITPDPQFGIGRYTLRQFADALRAGKRGDGKRLYPAMPYPSLANMTDDDVTALYAYLMHGVEPAAKRAPETHLPFPFNQRWGMLFWSLAFGNHDQYEPNPKQSAQWNRGAYLVQGLGHCGACHTPRGPAYNELGYSETSPWYLTGGVNDHWLAPNLTGDAGSGLGRWSAADIVSFLRTGHGAGAIAFGAMAPVVGESTQYLSDTDLQAIATYVKSLPAEKAYASFSNDEHAKVQTARSIKTGEVERPGAGVYLSFCARCHQADGRGQPGKVAALAGNALVLSEDPTSAIRIVVEGSKSPKTETGPAEQKMPGFHGQLTSAQIAQVVSFVRGTWGNHAAPVSDREVERLRSAIHQ, from the coding sequence ATGAACGCAACGCGAACTGCAATCGGCCTGGCCACCGCGCTCGTGATCGCGGCGCTCGGCGCATGCGGCGGGCGCTCGAAAGACAACTTGCCCGACGATGTCACCGCGCAATCGCCGACGCTCCGCGACGCTCGACTCATCGCGCGGGGCGAATATCTCGCGAAAGCCGGCGATTGCAGCGCATGCCACGACGCCGCCGATCACACGCCTCTGGGCGGCGGCATGCCGGTGAACTCGCCGTTCGGCCCCATCTATGCGAGCAACATCACGCCCGACCCGCAGTTCGGCATCGGCCGCTATACGTTGCGGCAATTCGCGGACGCATTGCGCGCAGGCAAGCGCGGCGACGGCAAGCGGCTCTATCCGGCCATGCCGTATCCGTCGCTTGCGAACATGACCGATGACGACGTCACCGCGCTGTATGCGTACCTCATGCACGGCGTCGAGCCGGCGGCGAAGCGCGCGCCCGAAACGCATCTGCCGTTTCCGTTCAATCAGCGCTGGGGCATGCTGTTCTGGAGCCTTGCCTTCGGCAATCACGACCAGTACGAGCCAAACCCGAAACAAAGCGCGCAATGGAATCGCGGCGCGTATCTCGTGCAGGGACTCGGGCATTGCGGCGCGTGTCACACGCCGCGCGGACCCGCGTACAACGAACTCGGATACAGCGAAACGTCGCCGTGGTATCTGACGGGCGGCGTGAACGATCATTGGCTCGCGCCGAACCTGACCGGCGACGCGGGAAGCGGACTCGGGCGCTGGTCGGCGGCGGATATCGTGAGCTTTTTGCGCACCGGTCATGGCGCGGGCGCGATAGCTTTCGGCGCGATGGCGCCGGTGGTCGGCGAAAGCACGCAGTACCTGTCCGATACCGACTTGCAGGCCATTGCGACGTACGTCAAATCGCTTCCCGCAGAGAAGGCCTACGCTTCCTTCTCGAACGACGAGCACGCGAAAGTGCAGACCGCGCGAAGCATCAAAACGGGCGAAGTCGAGCGCCCGGGCGCGGGCGTGTATCTGTCGTTCTGCGCGCGCTGTCATCAGGCCGATGGACGCGGCCAGCCGGGGAAGGTCGCGGCGCTCGCGGGCAATGCGCTCGTGCTTTCCGAAGACCCGACATCGGCGATACGCATCGTCGTCGAAGGCAGCAAGAGCCCGAAGACCGAAACCGGACCCGCCGAGCAAAAGATGCCGGGCTTTCACGGTCAACTGACGTCCGCGCAAATCGCACAGGTGGTCAGCTTCGTTCGCGGAACCTGGGGCAATCACGCAGCGCCCGTCTCCGATCGCGAAGTGGAACGGCTGCGCTCGGCGATTCATCAATAG
- a CDS encoding tyrosinase family protein, with product MASTSIGRRTFVKGTASALALASLPRMSFGATPVIRLEWQAFKATPHYASYLTAIRTMKSITDSTKATSWKYWANVHANYCPHDVAYFMAWHRGYIYYFEQQLKSSSGDTGVTLPYWDYYTYPTIPSEFTDTASGNPLYVSRVNSNVYQALDLSPFGSRIVNFQRGTSSAFETMCENAPHDPVHDIIGGPMADIATAATDPLFYLHHCNIDRLWNAWSLRPTSKVPVASNSYWSGTFTYARSLTMARSLTRTTAQLGYDYANDTTPAVLPPQAQQGRIIRVQAQVSAIRGLPQLATFTTTPGRSISATRRALGGVKGIALGETSLSASIPLQASNATALKDVLSSSPAIGLSATQVAPSVANKFQYVKLVLDDVNMPSSAAGGGFFYNVYVNLPATGDVDAVRSDHFVGTLGAFQISTARYHGMNMIEYDVTDLLARLGITNPNQIVVSFVRISALNHPKGKAVSIGEARVELGTDAP from the coding sequence ATGGCATCCACTTCTATTGGGCGACGCACGTTCGTCAAGGGCACGGCGTCCGCACTCGCACTGGCTTCCCTTCCCAGAATGAGCTTCGGGGCGACGCCGGTTATCCGTCTCGAATGGCAGGCATTCAAGGCAACGCCGCATTACGCGTCGTATCTCACCGCCATTCGCACGATGAAATCAATAACGGACAGCACCAAGGCGACTTCCTGGAAGTACTGGGCCAATGTTCATGCCAACTATTGCCCGCACGACGTGGCGTACTTCATGGCATGGCATCGCGGATATATCTATTACTTCGAGCAGCAGTTGAAGTCGTCTTCCGGCGATACGGGTGTCACGTTGCCATATTGGGACTACTATACGTATCCGACCATCCCATCAGAATTCACGGATACCGCGAGCGGCAATCCGCTCTACGTTTCGCGCGTGAACTCGAACGTGTATCAGGCGCTCGACCTCTCGCCTTTCGGCTCTCGCATCGTCAACTTCCAGCGCGGCACGAGCAGCGCGTTCGAGACGATGTGCGAGAACGCGCCGCACGATCCGGTGCACGACATCATCGGCGGGCCGATGGCCGACATCGCCACGGCCGCGACGGACCCGCTCTTCTACCTGCATCACTGCAATATCGACCGCCTGTGGAATGCATGGTCACTGCGCCCGACGAGCAAGGTGCCGGTTGCGAGCAACAGCTACTGGAGCGGCACGTTCACGTATGCGAGGAGCCTCACGATGGCGCGCTCGCTTACGCGCACCACCGCGCAACTCGGCTACGACTACGCCAACGACACCACGCCGGCCGTGTTGCCGCCGCAGGCGCAGCAAGGGCGGATCATTCGCGTGCAAGCACAGGTGTCGGCCATTCGCGGGCTCCCGCAACTGGCCACGTTCACGACGACGCCGGGGCGCAGCATATCGGCGACGCGGCGCGCGCTGGGCGGCGTAAAGGGCATCGCGCTCGGCGAAACGTCATTGAGCGCGAGCATTCCGCTGCAGGCGTCCAATGCCACCGCGCTCAAGGACGTGCTGTCGAGCTCGCCCGCAATCGGCTTGAGCGCCACGCAGGTCGCGCCATCGGTTGCTAACAAGTTTCAGTATGTGAAGCTCGTGCTGGACGATGTCAACATGCCATCCAGCGCAGCAGGAGGCGGCTTCTTCTATAACGTGTATGTGAACTTGCCGGCCACCGGGGACGTGGACGCGGTCAGGTCCGATCATTTCGTCGGCACGCTCGGCGCGTTCCAGATTTCGACCGCGCGGTACCACGGCATGAACATGATCGAATATGACGTAACAGACTTGCTCGCACGGCTCGGCATAACGAATCCGAACCAGATCGTGGTCTCATTCGTGCGAATCAGCGCCCTGAATCACCCGAAGGGAAAAGCCGTTTCGATCGGCGAGGCGAGAGTCGAACTCGGTACCGACGCACCCTAG
- a CDS encoding SDR family oxidoreductase: protein MEQKALIIGATGIVGGNVADHLLARGDWSVTGLSRGRSPMRDGVDAVTADLTSQASVEEALQGRDFTHVFFTAWSRQESERENIRVNGAMVRHVLDALGPSGRLQHAALVTGLKHYLGPFEAYAQGDVPLTPFREEQGRQAVENFYYEQEDRLFDAANRYGFGWSVHRPHTIIGFALGNAMNMGVTLAVYATLAKETGMPFRFPGSAAQWNGLTDMTDARLLARHLEWASTAPNARNEEFNVVNGDVFRWKWMWSQIAQYFGIEPAPFDGTTQPLEARMQDASRQWAEIAERRNLIEPDIGKLASWWHTDADLGRPMEVLTDMSKSRKAGFLDYQSTPDSFYALFDRLRHHRVIPA, encoded by the coding sequence ATGGAACAGAAAGCACTCATCATCGGCGCGACGGGCATCGTCGGCGGCAACGTCGCGGATCACCTGCTCGCGCGCGGCGACTGGAGCGTGACCGGGCTTTCACGCGGCCGCTCGCCCATGCGCGACGGCGTCGATGCCGTCACCGCCGATCTCACGTCGCAGGCATCGGTCGAAGAAGCGCTGCAAGGCCGCGATTTCACGCACGTCTTCTTCACCGCGTGGTCGCGACAGGAGAGCGAGCGCGAGAACATCCGCGTCAACGGCGCGATGGTCCGGCATGTGCTCGATGCGCTCGGTCCTTCGGGCAGGCTCCAGCATGCCGCGCTCGTCACGGGCCTCAAGCACTATCTCGGCCCGTTCGAAGCCTACGCGCAAGGGGATGTCCCGCTCACGCCGTTTCGCGAGGAACAGGGCCGTCAGGCAGTCGAGAACTTCTATTACGAGCAGGAAGACCGTCTCTTCGATGCAGCCAATCGATACGGCTTTGGCTGGAGCGTGCATCGGCCGCACACGATCATCGGCTTCGCGCTCGGCAATGCGATGAACATGGGCGTGACGCTCGCCGTCTACGCGACGCTCGCCAAAGAGACCGGCATGCCGTTCCGGTTCCCCGGCTCGGCCGCGCAATGGAACGGCCTTACCGACATGACCGATGCGCGCCTGCTCGCGCGCCATCTCGAATGGGCATCGACCGCGCCGAATGCACGCAACGAGGAGTTCAACGTCGTCAATGGCGATGTCTTCCGCTGGAAGTGGATGTGGTCGCAGATCGCGCAGTACTTCGGGATCGAACCCGCGCCGTTCGACGGCACCACGCAACCGCTCGAAGCGCGCATGCAGGACGCGAGCAGGCAGTGGGCGGAGATTGCCGAACGTCGCAATCTGATCGAGCCCGACATCGGCAAGCTCGCATCATGGTGGCATACGGACGCTGACCTCGGCCGCCCGATGGAAGTGCTCACCGACATGAGCAAAAGCCGCAAGGCCGGCTTCCTCGATTATCAAAGCACGCCCGATTCGTTCTACGCGCTGTTCGACAGGCTCAGGCACCATCGCGTGATCCCCGCATGA
- a CDS encoding DUF488 family protein, translating into MNLPFYTVGHSTKTIDDFAALLKAGAVEVVVDIRTIPRSRTNPQFNEDGLPASLEPHGLAYRRIAALGGLRGKAHDVPAEVNGFWENASFHNYADYALSPAFRSGLQTLVELGREKRCAVMCSEAVWWRCHRRIVADYLLARGETVFHLMAGERVDEARLTPGASVGAPDIVRYPARPAQA; encoded by the coding sequence ATGAACCTCCCCTTCTACACGGTCGGGCATTCGACGAAGACGATCGATGATTTCGCGGCGCTCCTGAAGGCCGGCGCCGTGGAAGTGGTCGTCGATATCCGGACCATTCCGAGATCGCGCACGAATCCGCAATTCAACGAGGACGGCTTGCCCGCGAGTCTCGAACCGCACGGCCTCGCTTACCGGCGGATCGCGGCCCTGGGCGGGCTTCGCGGCAAGGCCCATGACGTGCCTGCCGAGGTGAACGGCTTCTGGGAGAACGCCAGCTTCCACAACTACGCGGATTACGCGCTGTCGCCCGCGTTCCGAAGCGGGCTGCAGACGCTCGTGGAACTCGGGCGGGAGAAACGTTGCGCCGTGATGTGCTCGGAAGCCGTCTGGTGGCGCTGCCACAGACGCATCGTCGCGGATTACCTTCTCGCGCGCGGCGAGACGGTGTTTCATCTGATGGCGGGCGAGCGCGTGGACGAGGCGCGGCTGACGCCCGGCGCGTCGGTCGGCGCGCCCGACATCGTCCGGTATCCGGCGCGGCCCGCGCAGGCTTGA
- a CDS encoding nitrate/nitrite transporter, which translates to MSVLNLPSVAPSAADSTAWRVLGASTFAFTICFAVWMVFAILGIALKQQLHLSDTEFGLMAAMPVLSGSLARVPLGIWTDRFGGRIVFFWTMAVTIVPIWLIAYATELWQFLLLGLVVGIAGACFSVGTPYVARWFPKSRQGLAMGVFGAGNSGAALNKFVAPVLMLAAGTWTIVPKVYAIAMLVTALAFWLLSASNPAHFGANAQSFVSQLALLKDRRVLRYAQYYSVVFGGYVGLSLWMPQYYVNQYGFGIERAAFLAACFSLPGGVLRALGGWMSDRFGAHRTTWIVMWVALACFFVLSYPATDLAVHSADGPRHFHITTGPALYTALMFVVGVAMAVGKASVFKFIAEDFPTNIGAVSGVVGLAGGLAGFFLPVLFGLLTDLTGVRTTCFMLMFGATVVSLISMHFTFQPGRAERAA; encoded by the coding sequence ATGAGCGTCCTCAACCTGCCCTCCGTCGCGCCCAGCGCGGCTGATTCCACCGCATGGCGCGTGCTCGGCGCGAGCACATTCGCCTTCACCATCTGCTTTGCGGTCTGGATGGTGTTCGCCATTCTCGGCATTGCGCTCAAGCAGCAGTTGCATCTGAGCGATACGGAGTTCGGCCTGATGGCCGCCATGCCGGTTTTGAGCGGGTCGCTGGCGCGCGTGCCGCTCGGAATCTGGACCGACCGCTTCGGCGGCCGCATCGTCTTCTTCTGGACGATGGCCGTGACCATCGTTCCTATCTGGCTCATCGCGTACGCCACCGAGTTATGGCAGTTCCTCTTGCTGGGGCTCGTCGTCGGCATCGCGGGCGCGTGCTTTTCGGTAGGCACGCCGTATGTGGCGCGCTGGTTCCCGAAGTCGCGTCAGGGACTCGCGATGGGCGTGTTCGGCGCGGGTAATTCGGGCGCGGCGCTCAACAAGTTCGTCGCACCGGTGCTGATGCTTGCCGCAGGAACGTGGACCATCGTCCCGAAGGTGTACGCCATCGCAATGCTCGTGACCGCGCTCGCATTCTGGCTGCTGTCCGCGTCCAACCCCGCGCATTTCGGCGCGAACGCACAAAGTTTCGTGTCGCAACTCGCCTTGCTCAAAGACCGCCGCGTGTTGCGCTATGCGCAGTACTACTCCGTCGTGTTTGGCGGCTATGTCGGGCTGTCGCTCTGGATGCCGCAGTACTACGTGAATCAATATGGCTTCGGCATCGAGCGGGCTGCGTTTCTCGCCGCATGCTTCTCGCTGCCGGGGGGCGTCCTTCGGGCACTGGGCGGCTGGATGTCGGATCGGTTCGGCGCGCACCGCACGACGTGGATCGTGATGTGGGTCGCGCTCGCGTGCTTCTTCGTGTTGAGCTATCCCGCCACCGATCTGGCCGTTCACTCGGCCGACGGCCCGCGCCATTTCCATATCACGACGGGTCCTGCGCTCTACACGGCACTGATGTTCGTGGTCGGTGTGGCGATGGCGGTCGGCAAGGCGTCGGTGTTCAAGTTCATCGCCGAGGATTTCCCCACGAACATCGGCGCCGTCTCCGGCGTCGTGGGGCTCGCGGGCGGCCTGGCGGGGTTCTTCTTGCCTGTGCTCTTCGGCCTGCTGACCGATCTCACCGGCGTTCGCACCACCTGTTTCATGCTGATGTTCGGCGCGACCGTGGTCAGTCTCATCAGCATGCATTTCACGTTTCAGCCGGGGCGCGCCGAGCGCGCGGCCTGA
- a CDS encoding NarK family nitrate/nitrite MFS transporter: protein MSRYLLTQWEPENQGFWRATGENIARRNLWISIPALMLAFVVWSLWSVVAVNLDKGGFRFSKDQLFWLTALPALSGATLRIFYSFLVPIFGGRRFTAFSTASLLIPALGMGFALRDPSTSYSTLLVLALLCGLGGANFSSSMANISFFFPKARKGFATGMNAGIGNLGVSVVQFVTPIVVAAAVFGSLGGEGQTYTVDGREHAIWLQNAGFVWVPFIVVSTIAAWFGMNDIADAKASFSEQAVIFKRKHNWLMCLLYVGTFGSFIGFSAGLALLTKAEFPSVNPTAYAFLGPLAGAITRPIGGWISDRLGGARVTLATFIAMIVAVFGVIACLPHDGGSGHFAGFLAMFVVLFALTGVGNGSTFRMIPVIFLTQKQREAAGGQETARKQAVHEAGKESAAVLGFAGAIGAYGGFFIPRSFGTSINATGSPVMALYCFIAFYAVCAVVTWACYARRNASMPC from the coding sequence ATGTCACGTTATCTGCTCACTCAGTGGGAGCCCGAAAATCAGGGCTTCTGGCGCGCAACGGGCGAAAACATCGCGCGCCGCAATTTGTGGATCTCCATTCCCGCGCTCATGCTGGCGTTCGTCGTGTGGTCGCTGTGGAGCGTGGTCGCCGTCAATCTGGACAAGGGCGGCTTTCGTTTCTCGAAAGACCAGTTGTTTTGGCTGACGGCCTTGCCCGCCTTGTCGGGCGCGACGCTGCGCATCTTCTATTCGTTCCTGGTGCCGATTTTCGGCGGCCGGCGTTTCACGGCCTTCTCCACCGCGAGCCTGCTCATTCCCGCGCTGGGAATGGGGTTCGCGCTTCGCGATCCCTCGACCAGCTATTCGACACTGCTCGTCCTTGCCTTGCTATGCGGTCTCGGCGGCGCCAACTTCAGCTCGTCGATGGCCAACATCAGCTTCTTTTTCCCGAAGGCCAGAAAGGGTTTTGCGACCGGGATGAACGCGGGCATCGGCAATCTCGGTGTGTCGGTGGTGCAATTCGTGACCCCCATCGTCGTGGCGGCGGCCGTGTTCGGATCGCTCGGCGGGGAAGGGCAGACGTACACGGTCGACGGCCGCGAACACGCCATATGGCTGCAGAACGCGGGCTTCGTGTGGGTGCCGTTCATCGTCGTGTCGACGATTGCGGCGTGGTTCGGGATGAACGACATCGCCGATGCGAAGGCCTCGTTTTCCGAACAGGCCGTCATTTTCAAGCGCAAGCACAACTGGCTCATGTGCCTTCTGTACGTCGGCACGTTCGGCTCGTTCATCGGTTTCTCGGCGGGTCTCGCGCTGCTCACGAAGGCGGAGTTTCCCTCGGTCAACCCGACGGCCTACGCGTTCCTCGGGCCGCTGGCGGGTGCGATCACGCGGCCCATCGGCGGGTGGATCTCCGACCGTCTCGGCGGCGCGCGCGTCACGCTCGCCACCTTTATCGCGATGATCGTGGCCGTTTTCGGCGTGATCGCCTGCCTGCCGCACGACGGCGGAAGCGGCCATTTCGCAGGTTTCCTGGCGATGTTCGTCGTGCTGTTCGCATTGACGGGCGTCGGCAATGGATCGACGTTTCGCATGATCCCCGTCATCTTCCTGACGCAGAAGCAGCGCGAGGCCGCCGGCGGGCAGGAAACCGCCAGGAAGCAGGCGGTGCATGAAGCAGGCAAGGAGTCCGCGGCGGTCCTGGGCTTCGCGGGCGCGATCGGCGCTTACGGCGGTTTCTTCATTCCGCGCAGCTTCGGTACGTCGATCAACGCGACCGGATCGCCGGTCATGGCGCTCTACTGCTTCATCGCGTTCTACGCAGTCTGCGCAGTCGTGACGTGGGCGTGCTATGCGCGGCGCAATGCGTCCATGCCCTGCTGA